Proteins from a single region of Vairimorpha necatrix chromosome 6, complete sequence:
- a CDS encoding putative leptin receptor has translation MSEGSRVNITFRKKKWTTTSVIITVLMFISGILCILLGLNPLLDLEFDLKSFSNLIFVVFHLYYLCSFMGVNTNSDFIFWGSSYILLIVSSIMFYYYDDIFV, from the coding sequence atgTCAGAAGGTAGTAGAGTAAATATAACTTTCAGAAAGAAGAAATGGACCACCACATCAGTAATTATAACAGTACTCATGTTTATATCTGGAATACTGTGCATTTTATTAGGATTAAATCCATTATTAGATTTAGAATTCgatttaaaatcttttagTAATTTGATTTTCGTTGTATTTCATTTGTATTATCTTTGTAGTTTTATGGGAGTAAACACTAACTCcgattttatattttgggGAAGTAGTTATATTCTACTTATAGTGTCTAGTATAATGTTTTACTATTATGATGATATTTTcgtataa
- a CDS encoding cleavage and polyadenylation specificity factor subunit, with product MKNNITFQPLISPSIYCHLLSINNTKILINSGGNESFYTQEILNIINSCDCILITSFDLECINSLFLILNQGFFKPVYMSVPVKEFFLIFHEKEYKNIYDVKYLQPFNVNDVQICAFNAGNSLGASLYKITSNRENIYIGYNINHRKENHLNGVDLKKITDSYVFITNSKYCYKENINHNIRNDQFISLIKNVFNTKSKKLIIYISYTRFHELGIILNNIKDKKIIIFDKFIEKFINKSKNMVEWSNSKLIEENDVYEYSNLERVEYFTKLGVFDICVVLNDDITILDKYNNENLSVLFIDKKIDIKNMPVYEYKGIYEIQEENESEELLSESSDEEIIKHWSEEKHEIRFYDSETNVLDKNSYNMTDNITDKISYNMTNNITDKNDEKRSYNMFDKQNNNITESYNMSDNITENYNKQKYFNKRKYFNDYNSLFQETYKYFYDSENSENFLPKKFFKIQNFLKFPTKKKIRNFDNYGEYVDQFKFQIKLPKLIIKEDTTPVKIYKESKTLFKLGITPKFKILNFNLQGSSDLKNIKVVLQNTESKKILIVEDDFLCSKFMYNNLLCSVKNVQICNKLVNLSSSTNINIFNVSDIINNISKVVKLENMNIFRFIGRKEEKNIKFIKEAEKISACDFNDLRKKIVGVNLKIERIGDSFVVQDKVVIKLENEKILLEGEEGEVYNYMRDLLYENILQL from the coding sequence ATGAAAAACAATATCACTTTTCAGCCTCTAATTTCTCCTAGTATTTATTGTCATTTACTCTCTATAAATAACACTAAAATTCTTATTAATTCTGGTGGAAATGAATCTTTTTATACccaagaaatattaaatattataaactCCTGTGACTGTATTCTTATAACTTCTTTTGATCTAGAATGTATAAATTccttatttctaattttaaacCAAGGCTTTTTTAAGCCTGTTTACATGTCTGTACCCGTCAAagaattctttttaatattccatgaaaaagaatataaaaatatttatgacGTCAAATATCTCCAACCGTTTAACGTCAATGACGTACAAATATGCGCATTTAATGCTGGTAATTCACTAGGCGCTTCTCTTTACAAAATAACTTCTAAcagagaaaatatttacattgGGTATAATATAAACCACAGGAAAGAAAATCATTTAAATGGAGTCGacttaaagaaaataactGACAGTTATGTATTCATTACTAATAGTAAATATtgttataaagaaaatattaatcataatattagaaatgatcaatttatttctttaattaaaaacgTCTTTAATactaaatctaaaaaattaataatttatatttcttatacAAGATTTCATGAATTAGGTATAAttcttaataatattaaagataaaaaaattataatttttgataaatttattgaaaagtttattaataaatctaaGAATATGGTAGAATGGAGTAATAGTAAACTTATAGAAGAAAATGATGTATATGAATATTCTAATTTAGAAAGAGTAGAATATTTTACGAAATTGGGAGTATTTGATATTTGTGTGGTATTAAATGATGATATAACTATACttgataaatataataatgaGAATTTGagtgttttatttatagataAGAAGattgatattaaaaatatgccTGTATATGAATATAAAGGGATTTATGAGATACAAGAAGAAAATGAGAGTGAAGAATTATTATCTGAGAGTAGTgatgaagaaataataaagcaTTGGAGTGAAGAAAAGCATGAGATAAGATTTTATGACTCAGAAACAAATGTCttagataaaaatagtTATAATATGACAGATAATATAACTGATAAAATAAGTTATAATATGACTAATAATATAACTGATAAAAACGACGAAAAAAGAAGTTATAATATGTTtgataaacaaaataataatataactGAAAGTTATAATATGTCTGATAATATAActgaaaattataataagcaaaaatattttaataagcgaaaatattttaatgattATAATTCATTATTTCAGGAAacttacaaatatttttatgattcaGAAAATtctgaaaattttttacctaaaaaatttttcaaaatccaaaattttttaaaattcccaactaaaaaaaagattcgTAATTTCGACAATTACGGCGAATACGTCGACCAATTTAAGTTCCAAATAAAACTCCCGAAACTTATTATCAAAGAAGACACAACACCAGTCaaaatttacaaagaatcaaaaacactttttaaattagGTATAACTcccaaatttaaaattttaaatttcaatttaCAAGGATCCAGtgatctaaaaaatataaaagtcgttttacaaaatacaGAAAgtaaaaagattttgatAGTAGAAGATGATTTCTTATGTAGtaaatttatgtataatAATCTTCTTTGTTCTGTAAAAAATGTACAAATTTGTAATAAGTTAGTAAATTTGAGTAGTAGTAcgaatattaatatttttaatgtatcagatattataaataatataagtAAAGTAgttaaattagaaaatatgaatatATTTAGGTTTATAGGGAGgaaagaagaaaagaaTATTAAGTTTATTAAAGAAGCAGAGAAAATTAGTGCGTGTGattttaatgatttaaGGAAGAAGATTGTTGGagtaaatttgaaaattgaGAGAATTGGAGACAGTTTTGTTGTACAAGACAAAgttgtaataaaattgGAAAATGAGAAGATTCTATTAGAAGGAGAAGAAGGGGaagtttataattatatgaGGGATTTATTATATGAGAATATTCTCcaactttaa
- a CDS encoding putative SP-containing membrane protein, which yields MISLLLSNLVLCSVRIFNTKMDEASLLLNHSGFPYTLILEYPDGVAFDQNIIKDSKIIQVDEQRRVYRTLLKINKKTIIKYKKYLNKSYQYDLYYEKGIRLRFWIIRNNKVEYGELLDWAPIPDLSMIFVGSLSLGIVLSVILKVIKM from the coding sequence ATGATTTCTTTACTATTATCTAACTTAGTTCTCTGCTCAGttagaatatttaatactAAAATGGATGAAGCCTCTCTTCTTCTAAATCACTCTGGTTTCCCATACACTCTAATTCTCGAATATCCTGACGGCGTTGCCTTTGACCAGAATATTATCAAAGATTCTAAAATTATCCAAGTAGATGAACAAAGACGAGTCTACAGGACattattaaagataaaCAAGAAGacaattattaaatataagaagTATCTGAATAAGTCTTATCAATATGACTTGTATTATGAGAAAGGAATAAGATTAAGATTCTGgattataagaaataataaagtagAATATGGTGAATTATTAGACTGGGCGCCTATACCAGACCTGTCTATGATATTTGTAGGGAGTTTAAGCCTGGGGATTGTATTGAGCGTAATATTAAAGGTaattaaaatgtaa
- a CDS encoding thioredoxin reductase, whose product MNKSKYDIILIGDNISLYMASIYLQTSNYKQLVININEPDNLNFEGFDKVAGVINVKDQADLLERMRQQTKNLKVPIIKEEIKNIKKIEEEDIFEIETENGIYYSKSLISNREEAEIEGLFRTDKNKTNEAIELLGNGCKLSFEVREYFSKYNVINKDKDNRSKVK is encoded by the coding sequence ATGAATAAAAGCAAATATGACATTATTCTAATTGGagataatatttcattgTACATGGCAAGTATTTATCTACAAACTTCTAATTATAAACAGTTagttattaatataaatgaaCCAGACAATCTAAATTTTGAAGGCTTTGATAAAGTCGCAGGAGTAATAAATGTCAAAGACCAAGCCGACTTACTTGAAAGGATGCGTCAACAgactaaaaatttgaaagttccaattataaaagaagaaattaaaaatataaaaaaaatagaagaagaagatatttttgaaatagaAACTGAAAATGGAATATATTATAGTAAATCTCTGATTTCTAATCGAGAAGAAGCAGAAATTGAAGGCTTATTTCGTactgataaaaataaaacaaatgaaGCCATAGAATTATTGGGGAATGGGTGTAAATTGTCATTTGAAGTTAGGGaatattttagtaaatacaatgttataaataaagataagGATAACAGATCAaaagttaaataa
- a CDS encoding putative SP-containing protein, translating into MQKVFLILASLLQIIAAANSNKNNSKDDDEEDATNTNEKSGGSSSKKKHSSKKSTNGCMSSVSLFTVCAACLVTVLLK; encoded by the coding sequence ATGCagaaagtttttttaatactaGCTTCTCTCCTCCAAATAATTGCAGCTGCAAATTCAAACAAGAATAATTCTAAAGATGACGACGAAGAAGATGCAACTAACACAAATGAAAAGAGCGGTGGATCCTcgtctaaaaaaaaacattcaTCTAAAAAGTCTACAAATGGATGCATGTCTTCAGTATCATTATTTACAGTGTGTGCGGCGTGTTTAGTTACAGTACTGTTGAAATAA
- a CDS encoding thioredoxin yields the protein MTFHNEEDLLVEDEIYEKYKSQRIKELLKEIPEIVTENELIKLTQHETMIVHFYDDTFETCKIMNKELNKIYKDFENISFYKIKADICPIVTNKLEIKILPFLGFFKNGFFVDQIVGFEGMGDERFNPEKLRNKIRDSNIYKPVSYIK from the coding sequence ATGACTTTTCATAATGAAGAAGATCTTCTAGTTGAAGACgaaatatatgaaaaatataaatctcaacgtataaaagaattattaaaagaaatccCAGAAATCGTAACAGAAAAcgaattaataaaactcACACAACATGAGACGATGATTGTACACTTTTATGATGACACATTCGAGACATGTAAAATCATGAacaaagaattaaataaaatttataaagattttgaaaatatcagcttttataaaataaaagctGATATTTGTCCCATTGTAACAAATAAACtggaaataaaaattttaccatttttgggcttttttaaaaatgggTTTTTTGTAGACCAAATTGTCGGGTTTGAAGGAATGGGAGACGAAAGGTTTAATCCTGAGAAATTGAGGAATAAGATACGAGATAgtaatatttacaaaccagtatcatatataaaataa